A window of Desulfobacterales bacterium contains these coding sequences:
- a CDS encoding type II toxin-antitoxin system CcdA family antitoxin, translating to MKVVNFYNTNAPKKAANLSINSDLLMKAKELHINLSNVLENHLIEMLAEAKQHEWKKENRDAIEAYNHRIQTKGVFSEGLRKF from the coding sequence ATGAAAGTAGTTAATTTTTATAACACCAACGCGCCAAAAAAGGCTGCCAATCTCAGCATCAACAGCGATCTTCTCATGAAGGCAAAAGAGCTCCATATAAACCTTTCAAATGTTCTGGAAAATCATCTTATAGAAATGCTGGCCGAGGCAAAACAGCATGAATGGAAGAAAGAGAATCGAGATGCAATTGAGGCCTACAATCATCGCATCCAGACAAAAGGTGTTTTCAGTGAAGGCTTGAGGAAATTTTGA
- a CDS encoding addiction module protein — MPNTIEITHLSKEEKLRLMEAIWEDLTKEVDFIESPEWHRQKLEETSRRLEAGQEPIKDWQDAKTELRKRFE; from the coding sequence ATGCCAAATACAATTGAAATAACACACCTCTCCAAGGAAGAGAAGTTGCGGTTGATGGAGGCCATTTGGGAGGATTTGACAAAAGAAGTGGATTTCATAGAATCTCCTGAGTGGCACCGACAAAAGCTTGAGGAAACAAGCCGTCGTTTAGAGGCGGGTCAGGAGCCAATCAAGGATTGGCAAGATGCTAAGACTGAACTTCGGAAACGGTTTGAATGA
- a CDS encoding CcdB family protein, producing MAQFDVYGNSNPETNQEIPYLLDVQADLLDTLATRVVVPLINASAAGKPLRHLNPEFTVNETLVIMSTSELAGISVQSMGQKAGTLKDRRDEIIAALDFLLTGF from the coding sequence ATGGCTCAATTCGATGTGTATGGAAATTCCAACCCGGAAACAAATCAAGAAATTCCTTATTTGCTCGATGTTCAGGCCGACTTGCTCGATACGCTGGCAACACGAGTGGTTGTGCCTCTTATAAATGCCTCGGCTGCGGGAAAACCTCTCCGGCATCTCAATCCCGAATTCACGGTCAATGAAACCCTGGTTATTATGTCTACCTCCGAGTTAGCCGGTATTTCGGTCCAATCAATGGGGCAAAAGGCGGGCACCCTTAAAGATCGGCGCGATGAGATAATTGCAGCACTTGATTTTTTACTCACCGGCTTCTGA
- a CDS encoding YIP1 family protein, whose protein sequence is MTSFVQRMIGAAKLDVKIYEEVEADKNALGQAMGVVLIASLAAGIGTLSRAGMSGLVIGLIAALVGWFIWAFLTYLIGTKLLPEPQTKSDMGELLRTIGFSSSPGVIRVLGIIPALEMIAFLVAGIWMLAAMVIAVRQALDYSSTWRAVGVCVIGWIIQVIIMGLIFAVIAGPQGTGSMPQP, encoded by the coding sequence ATGACAAGTTTTGTGCAACGGATGATCGGAGCGGCCAAACTGGATGTAAAAATCTACGAAGAAGTCGAGGCGGACAAGAATGCATTGGGGCAAGCCATGGGCGTAGTGCTGATCGCAAGCCTGGCCGCGGGCATCGGGACCCTGTCCAGGGCGGGTATGAGCGGCCTGGTGATCGGGCTGATCGCCGCGTTAGTCGGCTGGTTTATCTGGGCATTTCTCACCTACCTGATCGGCACCAAGCTCCTGCCCGAGCCGCAGACCAAGTCGGATATGGGGGAACTCCTCCGGACCATCGGATTTTCCAGTTCCCCCGGGGTGATTCGGGTCCTGGGCATTATCCCGGCCCTGGAGATGATTGCATTTCTCGTTGCCGGCATCTGGATGCTGGCAGCCATGGTTATCGCCGTCAGGCAGGCGCTGGATTACTCAAGTACCTGGCGGGCCGTCGGCGTTTGCGTGATCGGCTGGATCATTCAGGTCATCATCATGGGGCTTATTTTTGCTGTTATTGCCGGCCCCCAGGGGACGGGGTCCATGCCCCAGCCTTAA
- the cfa gene encoding cyclopropane fatty acyl phospholipid synthase: MSAKSRQFIEELLNSAGVTINGNKPYDVQVNNEKVYDRILTGGTLAAGESYMDGWWDCEALDQFFDRIFRARLNQKIKSRHETLWYLLKARLFNLQKNQRAYQVGEEHYDVGNELYKAMLDKDMTYTCGYWKDAGDLDAAQEAKLDLVCRKINLKPGMTVLDIGCGWGSFAKYAAENYGAKVTGVTVSKEQVELGNRMCKDLPVDIQYEDYRNVKGQYDRVISIGIMEHVGRKNYRTYMETAHDRLKDDGIAFIHTIGNNISTEAANPWTTKYIFPNSMLPSIAQLASAMEGLFVMEDWHNFGPDYDKTLMVWYDNFERHWPQFKDQYGERFRRMWHFYLLSSASAFRSRTIQLWQIVMTKPGTPQPECRLV, translated from the coding sequence ATGAGTGCCAAATCCAGACAGTTTATCGAAGAATTGTTAAACAGCGCCGGTGTCACAATTAACGGAAACAAGCCTTACGATGTCCAGGTCAATAACGAAAAGGTTTATGACCGTATCCTTACCGGCGGCACCCTTGCGGCCGGCGAATCCTATATGGACGGCTGGTGGGACTGCGAGGCCCTGGACCAGTTTTTTGACCGGATTTTCCGGGCCAGGCTGAACCAAAAGATTAAGTCCCGGCACGAAACCTTGTGGTACCTTCTGAAAGCGCGACTGTTTAATCTCCAGAAAAACCAGCGGGCCTACCAGGTAGGCGAGGAGCACTATGATGTGGGCAACGAGCTCTACAAAGCCATGCTGGACAAAGATATGACCTATACCTGCGGATACTGGAAAGACGCAGGCGACCTGGATGCGGCCCAGGAAGCCAAACTGGATCTGGTCTGCCGCAAAATCAATCTCAAGCCCGGCATGACTGTACTTGATATCGGCTGCGGATGGGGCTCATTCGCTAAATATGCCGCGGAAAACTACGGGGCAAAAGTCACCGGTGTCACGGTTTCAAAAGAGCAGGTGGAACTGGGCAACCGAATGTGCAAGGATTTGCCGGTGGACATCCAATACGAGGACTACCGAAACGTGAAGGGCCAATATGACCGGGTCATTTCCATCGGGATCATGGAGCATGTGGGCCGCAAGAATTACCGGACCTACATGGAAACCGCCCATGACCGGCTAAAAGACGACGGCATCGCGTTTATCCATACCATCGGCAACAATATCAGCACCGAGGCGGCCAACCCCTGGACCACCAAATACATTTTCCCCAACAGCATGCTGCCCTCCATTGCCCAGCTGGCCAGTGCCATGGAGGGCCTGTTTGTAATGGAGGACTGGCACAACTTCGGCCCGGACTATGATAAAACCCTGATGGTATGGTATGACAATTTTGAAAGGCACTGGCCGCAATTTAAGGACCAATACGGAGAGCGCTTCCGTCGCATGTGGCATTTCTATCTATTGTCTTCCGCCAGCGCCTTCCGTTCCCGAACTATCCAGCTCTGGCAGATAGTCATGACCAAGCCCGGCACCCCGCAGCCGGAATGCCGGCTTGTTTAA
- a CDS encoding efflux RND transporter periplasmic adaptor subunit, with amino-acid sequence MKNKKWILIPLIVCLVIAAGILLFWFFSKNDIPPGMTGPDKAPPVEAASTVPAKIETVTEWYDAVGTVQPRTQARIEAQVSGQVTDVRVNAGDMVEAGELLVTLDDRQMQARLGQAMQSLQSAMARKEQARQAVNAAQAAFAEAESAYNRIKSFYASEAATEQDLEQVRSRYLQAKAALKRAQDGLSGASAGVRMAEEMVREAKIGLGYTKITAPTEGKVLKRLVDPGDLAMPGKPLLLLKTAGGLRLEAYVRESLIQQIQPGSKLRVALPTLQQTVESEVEELIPYADPQTRTFLVKSRLPDIAGLYPGMYGKLQIPYKQVELVLIPRNTVDKVGQLELVEVKTEDGWARRYIKTGNIYGEQVEVIAGLSGDEILKIKEPGNDE; translated from the coding sequence ATGAAAAACAAAAAATGGATTCTTATTCCGCTGATTGTTTGCCTGGTGATTGCCGCCGGGATTCTCTTGTTCTGGTTTTTCTCAAAAAACGATATCCCTCCCGGCATGACCGGACCGGACAAGGCCCCGCCTGTAGAAGCAGCAAGCACTGTGCCGGCAAAGATTGAAACGGTAACCGAATGGTATGATGCGGTGGGTACGGTGCAACCGCGCACCCAGGCGCGGATCGAGGCGCAGGTATCCGGCCAGGTGACCGATGTTCGCGTAAATGCCGGGGATATGGTGGAAGCCGGGGAGCTGCTGGTCACCCTGGATGACCGGCAGATGCAGGCCAGGCTCGGGCAGGCCATGCAGTCTTTACAATCGGCCATGGCCCGGAAAGAGCAGGCCAGACAGGCGGTTAACGCTGCTCAAGCCGCCTTTGCCGAAGCAGAATCCGCCTACAACCGCATCAAAAGTTTTTACGCGTCAGAGGCTGCCACCGAACAGGATCTGGAACAGGTACGTTCCAGGTATCTTCAGGCCAAAGCCGCATTGAAACGGGCCCAAGACGGACTGTCCGGTGCATCTGCCGGGGTGCGGATGGCCGAGGAAATGGTCCGGGAGGCAAAAATCGGCCTGGGATATACGAAAATCACCGCGCCCACCGAGGGTAAGGTCCTCAAACGGCTGGTCGATCCCGGGGATCTGGCCATGCCCGGAAAACCGCTGCTGCTGCTCAAAACCGCCGGCGGCCTGCGGCTGGAAGCCTATGTGCGGGAAAGCCTGATCCAACAAATTCAGCCCGGTTCCAAACTTCGCGTGGCGCTTCCCACCCTGCAGCAAACAGTTGAGTCCGAGGTCGAGGAGTTGATCCCCTATGCAGACCCGCAGACGCGGACGTTTCTGGTCAAGAGCCGGCTTCCGGACATTGCCGGCCTCTACCCCGGCATGTACGGCAAACTGCAGATCCCTTACAAGCAGGTCGAGCTTGTCCTGATCCCCCGGAATACGGTTGATAAAGTGGGGCAGCTCGAACTTGTCGAGGTTAAAACTGAAGACGGATGGGCACGTCGCTATATCAAAACCGGCAACATATACGGGGAACAGGTGGAGGTGATTGCCGGGCTTTCCGGGGATGAAATATTGAAAATTAAGGAGCCGGGAAATGACGAATAA
- a CDS encoding alcohol dehydrogenase catalytic domain-containing protein, producing the protein MKAVRFHNQTISMIDAPLPDISEHEALVKILMAGICATDVELLNGYQDFHGIPGHEFVGLVEKAPQAPELVGKRVAVDINIGCGQCLKCRTGDTRHCPSRRVVGIRGKDGGFAEYCALPVANLSVLPERLETIDAVFAEPLAAALEIAQQVHIRHDTKMAVMGDGKMGLLCAFALNRYTSNLTVLGRHADKLNMAASQGISIINTAEMDPETAAQRLKGFFELVVEATGNPDAINQAVQLVGPEGTVVVKTTSHQPSKMNLAAMVVNEITLIGSRCGDIGFAVKSLANQWVNVAPLVDTVYPFAEFEKAFEHAMQPGSRKILVAFE; encoded by the coding sequence ATGAAAGCCGTTCGGTTTCACAATCAGACGATTTCCATGATTGATGCCCCTCTGCCGGATATTTCCGAGCATGAGGCGCTGGTAAAAATTTTGATGGCCGGTATTTGTGCCACAGACGTTGAATTGTTAAACGGCTATCAGGATTTCCACGGTATCCCCGGGCATGAATTCGTCGGCCTGGTGGAAAAAGCGCCCCAGGCGCCGGAGCTGGTCGGCAAACGCGTGGCCGTGGATATCAATATCGGATGCGGCCAGTGCCTGAAGTGCCGCACCGGGGACACCCGGCATTGCCCCTCGCGCCGGGTCGTTGGGATCCGGGGAAAGGATGGCGGGTTTGCCGAGTACTGCGCCTTGCCGGTCGCCAACCTCAGCGTACTGCCCGAAAGGCTGGAAACCATTGATGCGGTATTTGCCGAACCTTTGGCGGCCGCGCTTGAAATCGCCCAGCAGGTCCATATCCGGCATGACACCAAGATGGCGGTTATGGGGGATGGGAAAATGGGGCTTTTGTGCGCATTTGCCCTGAATCGTTATACCTCCAACCTGACCGTTCTCGGCCGGCATGCGGATAAGCTTAATATGGCCGCCTCGCAGGGGATCAGCATTATAAATACCGCGGAAATGGATCCGGAAACAGCAGCGCAGCGGTTAAAGGGATTCTTTGAGCTGGTGGTGGAGGCGACCGGGAATCCGGATGCGATTAACCAGGCCGTTCAACTGGTAGGGCCGGAAGGAACCGTTGTGGTCAAAACCACCTCCCATCAGCCCTCAAAAATGAATCTGGCGGCAATGGTTGTCAATGAGATCACCCTGATCGGCTCAAGGTGCGGGGACATCGGGTTTGCGGTCAAAAGCCTGGCGAACCAGTGGGTGAATGTGGCCCCGCTGGTGGATACCGTTTATCCGTTTGCCGAATTTGAGAAAGCTTTTGAGCACGCCATGCAGCCGGGGAGTCGAAAAATTCTGGTGGCATTTGAATAA
- a CDS encoding efflux RND transporter permease subunit — protein MTNNGDTPGGFIPGIVRPFLYGRPAIIFLIVALCLGVAAVMVTPREEDPQIVVPLADIHVQAPGATPKEVEKLVATPLERLLWQVDGVEYVYSMSHKGRAIVTVRFYVGEDREESLVKLHNQITMHIDQVPPLVKGWVIKPVEIDDVPIVNLTLYSERYNDHELRRVSEEVCWRLSQLEDISRSFITGGRQREVRVELLPERMNGYNVSLLQVRKALQGADAAVTAGHIDRFNRNFMVNTNSFLQSVGAVEELVVGVHKGRPVYLRDLAKITDGPAQAESYTRLGHSHRYRRTHQIQDAPLEYPSVTLALAKKPGTNAVDVSNNILAELDELRQSIIPADIEVAVTRNYGYTAQEKVNNLLVSLGFAVFTVVVLLAFTLGWREALVVAVAVPVSFSLALFMNYLLGYTINRVTLFALILSLGLVVDDPITNVDNIQRHIFMGRRKPFFATLFAVHEVLPPVIISTIAIIISFAPLFFITGMMGPYMAPMSANVPLTVTFSTLCALTIVPWMTYALLKNRPISASPSSADEQKGTPQWIFTTYRKIVTPFLESRAKRYLLLIAILVLLGFSASLVLLRLVPLKMLPFDNKNEFQVVIDMPEGTPLEATDAVVRDFENYLRQVKEVENFTSYVGTPSPMDFNGMVRHYYLRKGPHLADIRVNLALKAERAQQSHAIVLRLRNDLTEIAEKNNAKIQVVEVPPGPPVLATIVTELYGTPDKSYDELIRAADHIKGIMAQEPNVVDIDDMTEMPHEQIDFVVDREKAALHGISTRAIINALKIAVGGDTPATVHVPDERQPLHVKLILPRKSRSNMSSLTQIPMATADGQMVPLAELVDIDRTPNAQTIYHKNLERVVYVLAEVAGRAPAEAILGMQAKLSENPLPSGIRAEWAGEGEWKITLRVFRDMGIAFAAALIGIYILMTLQTNSFFMPVLIMMAIPLTLIGIMPGFWLLNIISGGVVGGYPDLVFFTATSMIGMIALGGIVIRNAVVLIEFIQDALKNELPLKEAILQSGAIRMRPIVLTALTTALGAWPITLDPIFSGLAWALIFGLIASTLFTLLVVPVTYYALYGQSKTT, from the coding sequence ATGACGAATAACGGCGACACGCCAGGCGGTTTTATTCCCGGCATTGTCCGGCCCTTTCTTTACGGCCGGCCCGCGATCATCTTTCTGATTGTCGCCCTCTGCCTGGGGGTTGCCGCCGTTATGGTCACGCCCCGGGAGGAGGACCCCCAGATCGTTGTGCCCCTGGCCGATATTCACGTTCAGGCGCCCGGCGCCACACCAAAAGAGGTTGAAAAACTGGTGGCAACCCCCCTGGAGCGGCTCTTGTGGCAGGTCGACGGGGTGGAATACGTCTATTCCATGTCGCATAAGGGCCGGGCCATCGTCACGGTTCGGTTTTACGTGGGCGAAGACCGGGAGGAGTCCCTGGTCAAACTGCACAACCAGATCACCATGCACATCGACCAGGTCCCGCCTCTTGTCAAGGGATGGGTGATCAAACCCGTGGAAATTGATGACGTCCCCATCGTCAACCTCACCCTGTACTCAGAGCGCTACAATGACCACGAGCTGCGGCGGGTTAGCGAAGAAGTCTGCTGGCGGCTGTCCCAGCTTGAAGACATATCCCGGAGTTTTATAACCGGTGGCCGGCAGCGGGAAGTTCGCGTTGAACTCCTGCCCGAGCGGATGAACGGGTATAACGTCTCCCTGCTGCAGGTCCGAAAAGCCCTGCAGGGGGCGGATGCAGCTGTGACCGCCGGCCATATCGACCGATTCAACCGGAACTTCATGGTCAACACCAATTCATTTCTCCAGTCGGTAGGTGCGGTGGAAGAACTGGTGGTGGGCGTGCACAAGGGCCGGCCGGTCTATCTGCGTGATCTGGCGAAAATCACGGACGGCCCGGCCCAGGCTGAAAGCTATACCCGCCTCGGCCATTCTCACAGATACCGCCGCACCCATCAAATCCAGGATGCGCCCCTGGAATATCCGTCCGTCACCCTTGCCCTTGCCAAAAAGCCCGGTACGAATGCGGTGGATGTATCCAATAACATTTTAGCGGAGCTGGATGAACTCAGGCAGAGTATCATCCCGGCGGATATAGAAGTGGCTGTCACGCGCAATTACGGCTATACCGCCCAGGAAAAGGTAAACAACCTGCTCGTCTCCCTTGGCTTTGCCGTGTTCACCGTGGTGGTGCTGCTTGCCTTTACCCTGGGGTGGCGCGAGGCGCTGGTGGTGGCTGTGGCTGTGCCGGTCTCCTTCAGCCTGGCGCTTTTCATGAACTATCTGTTAGGCTACACCATCAACCGGGTAACGCTGTTCGCCCTGATCCTATCCTTAGGCCTGGTGGTGGATGATCCCATCACCAATGTGGACAACATCCAGCGGCACATCTTCATGGGCCGCAGAAAACCCTTTTTTGCCACGCTCTTTGCGGTCCACGAGGTCCTGCCGCCGGTCATCATCTCAACCATTGCCATTATCATCTCCTTTGCCCCGCTTTTTTTCATCACCGGCATGATGGGGCCATACATGGCACCCATGTCGGCGAATGTGCCGCTGACCGTAACATTTTCGACGCTCTGCGCCCTGACTATTGTGCCGTGGATGACCTATGCGCTGCTCAAAAACCGTCCCATCTCAGCCTCTCCATCCTCAGCGGACGAGCAAAAAGGCACGCCGCAATGGATTTTTACCACCTACCGAAAGATCGTCACCCCGTTTCTGGAATCCCGGGCTAAACGCTACCTGCTTTTAATTGCCATTCTCGTGCTCCTGGGATTCTCCGCCTCCCTGGTGCTTCTGCGGCTGGTACCCTTAAAAATGCTCCCCTTTGACAACAAAAACGAGTTCCAGGTGGTCATTGACATGCCTGAAGGCACGCCCCTTGAAGCCACTGATGCGGTGGTACGCGATTTTGAAAACTATCTGCGGCAGGTCAAAGAAGTTGAAAACTTTACCTCATACGTGGGCACCCCATCGCCCATGGATTTTAACGGCATGGTGCGGCATTACTATCTCCGCAAAGGCCCTCATCTGGCCGATATCCGGGTGAATCTGGCGCTCAAGGCGGAGCGGGCCCAGCAGAGCCATGCCATCGTGCTCCGACTGCGGAACGACCTGACGGAAATCGCCGAGAAAAACAATGCCAAGATTCAGGTTGTAGAAGTTCCGCCCGGCCCGCCGGTTCTGGCAACCATTGTCACGGAACTCTACGGCACACCGGATAAATCCTATGATGAGCTGATCCGGGCCGCGGATCATATCAAGGGGATCATGGCACAGGAGCCCAATGTGGTGGATATAGATGATATGACCGAGATGCCGCACGAGCAGATCGATTTTGTGGTGGATCGGGAGAAAGCCGCACTCCATGGCATTTCCACCCGGGCCATTATCAATGCACTTAAAATCGCTGTGGGCGGAGACACCCCGGCCACGGTGCATGTGCCGGATGAACGGCAGCCCCTGCATGTCAAACTGATCCTGCCCAGAAAAAGCCGGAGCAATATGTCAAGCCTTACCCAGATCCCCATGGCCACGGCAGACGGACAAATGGTGCCCCTGGCGGAGCTGGTTGACATCGACCGCACCCCCAATGCCCAGACCATCTATCATAAGAATCTGGAGCGGGTAGTTTATGTGCTGGCCGAGGTCGCGGGCCGGGCCCCGGCCGAGGCCATCCTGGGCATGCAGGCCAAGCTCTCTGAAAATCCCCTGCCCTCCGGGATCCGGGCGGAATGGGCCGGTGAAGGGGAATGGAAAATTACGCTCCGGGTATTCCGGGATATGGGTATCGCCTTTGCGGCCGCCCTCATCGGCATATACATCCTGATGACCCTGCAGACCAACTCCTTTTTCATGCCGGTTCTCATTATGATGGCGATCCCCCTAACACTTATCGGCATCATGCCGGGCTTCTGGCTGCTAAATATTATCTCCGGCGGCGTGGTCGGCGGCTACCCGGATCTGGTCTTTTTTACGGCCACGAGTATGATCGGAATGATTGCCCTGGGCGGCATCGTGATCCGCAATGCCGTGGTGCTCATAGAATTTATCCAGGATGCGCTGAAAAACGAACTTCCCCTCAAGGAAGCTATTCTGCAGAGCGGCGCCATCCGTATGCGGCCTATTGTCCTAACCGCCCTCACCACCGCTTTAGGCGCCTGGCCCATCACCCTGGACCCGATTTTCTCGGGGCTTGCCTGGGCACTTATTTTCGGGCTGATCGCCTCCACACTGTTTACCCTGCTGGTGGTGCCGGTCACCTATTACGCCCTGTACGGCCAATCTAAAACAACCTAA
- a CDS encoding TolC family protein — MNRISWMALTAIALILAGCGSTPRYTASKIRSEYRQISEAPAKQARTESQARPEQRGASDTDAPDTDPAFPLTLPQVIDIALSNNPNLQQAAYRVAKARAMKDLADTAFWPMVGVYTEYTQGDAPSAYLFKTIDQRKLPRNVNFNDPGWFENYETGIQARMNLFNGGKDYLGLQMAEQGLDISELDRQSVANDLTAQVITAFYDVLAAEDFVAIAETSVDKVSEQLRIIRVQYEGGSALKSDVLSLKVRLARAKERLVQSRNRYKLARAALANLMGMDPAEFPGRKDWLAKTQAPPIQVPDTYADGIVHALSHRPELEKVRKQLIKSRMGLDAAKTDYLPSIDLMGKYYVDDPSMDYNRDRENWTAGVMFNWDLFTGFSTNARINKADAMVKEMLAADREAALGIKLDVKNAYLNREAAQARYKVAKSSVKSAEESYRLVAEHYKGGSVTITRYLEAELDRNRARIRATAAFYDKIKANADLARAIGKWAGPNPQPFER, encoded by the coding sequence ATGAACAGAATTTCATGGATGGCATTGACTGCCATCGCGCTGATCCTGGCGGGCTGCGGCAGCACCCCGAGATATACGGCATCAAAAATCCGTTCGGAATACCGGCAAATTTCAGAGGCCCCCGCAAAGCAGGCCCGGACAGAAAGCCAGGCCCGGCCTGAACAGCGGGGGGCATCTGATACGGATGCGCCTGATACAGATCCGGCTTTCCCCCTGACCCTGCCGCAAGTGATTGACATCGCCCTGTCAAACAACCCGAACCTGCAGCAGGCCGCCTATCGCGTGGCCAAGGCCAGAGCCATGAAGGATCTGGCGGATACGGCATTCTGGCCGATGGTGGGGGTTTATACCGAGTACACCCAGGGGGATGCTCCGTCCGCCTATCTCTTTAAAACCATTGACCAGCGAAAGCTCCCCCGCAATGTCAATTTCAATGATCCCGGCTGGTTTGAAAACTATGAGACCGGCATCCAGGCCCGCATGAACCTGTTTAACGGCGGCAAAGACTACCTGGGGCTGCAAATGGCCGAACAGGGATTAGACATTTCGGAACTGGACCGGCAATCCGTGGCAAATGACCTCACGGCCCAGGTCATCACCGCCTTCTACGATGTGCTGGCGGCAGAAGACTTTGTTGCCATTGCCGAAACTTCGGTTGATAAGGTCTCGGAGCAGCTCCGGATCATCCGGGTGCAGTATGAGGGCGGCAGTGCGCTTAAATCGGATGTGCTATCCCTTAAGGTCCGCCTGGCCCGGGCCAAAGAAAGGTTGGTACAAAGCCGGAACCGATATAAACTGGCCAGGGCCGCGCTTGCCAACCTCATGGGCATGGATCCGGCCGAATTTCCGGGAAGAAAAGATTGGCTCGCCAAAACCCAGGCGCCGCCCATCCAGGTGCCGGATACATATGCGGATGGCATCGTACATGCCCTCTCCCACCGACCGGAGCTGGAAAAAGTGAGAAAACAGCTGATTAAATCCCGAATGGGGCTTGACGCCGCAAAAACCGATTATCTGCCGAGCATTGACCTCATGGGCAAATATTACGTAGACGATCCATCCATGGATTATAACCGGGACCGGGAAAACTGGACCGCCGGCGTGATGTTTAACTGGGACCTGTTCACCGGCTTTTCCACAAACGCCCGGATCAACAAGGCGGATGCCATGGTAAAGGAAATGCTGGCCGCCGACCGAGAGGCTGCGCTGGGCATCAAACTGGATGTCAAAAACGCGTATCTCAACCGCGAAGCCGCGCAGGCCCGCTACAAAGTGGCGAAAAGCAGCGTTAAAAGCGCCGAAGAATCCTATCGCCTGGTCGCCGAGCACTACAAAGGCGGATCAGTGACCATTACCCGCTACCTGGAAGCCGAACTGGACCGAAACCGGGCGCGCATCCGCGCCACGGCCGCTTTTTACGACAAAATAAAAGCCAATGCCGACCTGGCCCGCGCGATCGGCAAATGGGCCGGCCCCAACCCGCAACCCTTTGAAAGATAG
- a CDS encoding type II toxin-antitoxin system RelE/ParE family toxin: MKIKLLSSAIEDLYEGRLFYESQKEGLGEYFFDSLFSDIDSLTLYGGVHAKVFGYHRMLSKRFPYAIYYRMETESVIIIYRILDMRRNPLRIKHALES; the protein is encoded by the coding sequence ATGAAAATAAAGCTTCTCTCTTCAGCCATTGAGGATTTGTATGAGGGGCGCTTGTTTTATGAAAGTCAGAAAGAGGGACTCGGAGAGTATTTCTTTGATTCGCTATTCTCAGATATTGATTCCCTAACGCTTTATGGCGGAGTTCACGCAAAGGTTTTCGGTTACCACCGCATGCTGTCCAAAAGATTCCCCTATGCCATATATTACAGGATGGAAACCGAATCCGTAATTATAATTTATCGAATTTTAGATATGCGCCGTAATCCCTTAAGAATCAAGCATGCCCTTGAATCCTAA
- a CDS encoding NAD(P)/FAD-dependent oxidoreductase, with protein sequence MIDKTAIIVGGGPAGASCARQLKAAGLDVLILDKKQFPRLKLCAGWVTPKVFQLLGTHPSAYPYGLIPFKRLICYFRGIRVPVRTRQYSIRRYEFDKWLLERSGAPMEQHAVQTIRKKDQYYIIDERYRCQYLVGAGGTGCPVYRQLFSRISPHPEASRIATVEEEFQYDYTDSNCYLWFFENGLPGYAWYVPKGRGWLNIGIGGKYASMKKQGKTINDYWRLFQQKLIASGLVKPRRFNPKGHVYYIRHQTPALRMDNAFLTGDAAGLATVDMGEGIAPAIESGLRAANAIIHGRTYQMPISAGYSWPGIITAGFTALFDGKT encoded by the coding sequence ATGATTGATAAAACAGCAATTATTGTCGGCGGCGGACCCGCCGGCGCATCCTGCGCCCGGCAATTGAAAGCCGCCGGCTTGGATGTTCTGATTCTGGATAAAAAACAATTTCCGCGGTTAAAATTGTGTGCCGGCTGGGTCACCCCCAAGGTGTTTCAGCTTTTGGGAACCCATCCAAGCGCCTACCCCTATGGCCTCATTCCTTTCAAACGCCTGATCTGCTATTTCCGGGGGATTCGCGTTCCTGTCAGAACCCGGCAGTACTCCATCCGGCGCTATGAATTCGATAAATGGCTTTTGGAACGATCTGGTGCGCCTATGGAGCAGCATGCGGTGCAAACCATCCGTAAAAAAGATCAATATTATATAATTGACGAGCGGTATCGCTGCCAATACCTGGTGGGCGCCGGCGGTACGGGGTGCCCGGTCTATCGGCAGCTTTTCAGCCGGATTTCGCCCCATCCGGAGGCATCCCGTATTGCCACGGTGGAAGAAGAGTTCCAATATGATTATACTGATTCTAACTGCTACCTCTGGTTTTTTGAAAACGGGCTCCCCGGGTATGCCTGGTATGTGCCGAAAGGCCGGGGGTGGCTAAATATCGGCATCGGCGGCAAATATGCGTCCATGAAAAAACAGGGGAAAACCATTAACGACTACTGGCGGCTGTTTCAGCAAAAACTGATCGCGAGCGGACTGGTTAAGCCCCGGCGGTTTAATCCCAAAGGCCATGTTTACTACATCAGGCATCAAACACCTGCGCTTCGGATGGACAACGCCTTTCTAACCGGCGATGCCGCGGGCCTGGCAACGGTTGATATGGGCGAAGGGATTGCCCCGGCCATTGAAAGCGGCCTTCGCGCCGCAAATGCCATCATTCATGGCAGGACTTATCAAATGCCGATTAGCGCCGGATACTCCTGGCCCGGCATTATCACGGCCGGGTTCACCGCCCTATTTGACGGCAAAACCTAA